One Nostoc sp. UHCC 0302 DNA window includes the following coding sequences:
- a CDS encoding pitrilysin family protein, whose amino-acid sequence MQRYKVKGKRRMVWKIQNSKRFLYALVVAFAFLLVTFNFSLAATAEAKNYTELQFAPLPEIKLPKYERFVLQNGLVVYLMENHELPLVNGLALVRTGSRFEPSEKVGLAGFTGAVMRTGGTKKHSPDELNDLLEQRAAAVETSISEAAGNASFQALSEDLETVFGLFAEVIQEPVFAQEKLDLAKTQARGGIARRNDDPDEIASREFRKLIYGKDSPYARTIEYATVDRISREDLVQFYQQYFHPNNMILGIVGDFDSKKMRSLIQANFGEWKRNPTITKPKLSDVSPANTGGVFFVNQPQLTQSNILIGHLGGQFNNPDYPALDVLNGVLNGFGGRLFNEVRSRQGIAYSVYGSWSPRFDYPGMFIAGGQTRSDATVQFVKALQVEIKRLQAQKVTAPELAFAKDSTLNSFVFNFQDPSQTLSRLMRYEYYGYPADFLFRYQKAVAATTAADVQRVAKQYLKPENIVTLVVGNQTAIQPPLTQLAAQVTPIDVTIPASQPQAKN is encoded by the coding sequence ATGCAGAGGTACAAGGTGAAGGGTAAAAGGCGGATGGTGTGGAAAATTCAAAATAGTAAAAGGTTTTTGTATGCGTTAGTTGTTGCTTTTGCTTTTTTACTCGTGACTTTTAACTTTTCTCTGGCGGCGACGGCGGAGGCAAAGAATTACACAGAGTTACAGTTTGCACCGCTACCTGAAATTAAGTTACCCAAGTATGAGCGGTTTGTTCTCCAAAATGGCTTGGTAGTCTATTTAATGGAGAATCACGAGCTACCTTTGGTGAATGGTTTGGCGTTGGTTCGCACAGGAAGTCGTTTTGAACCATCAGAAAAAGTCGGATTGGCTGGTTTTACTGGTGCGGTGATGCGGACTGGTGGAACTAAGAAGCATTCGCCTGATGAGCTAAATGATTTATTGGAACAACGAGCGGCTGCTGTGGAAACCAGCATTAGTGAAGCTGCTGGTAATGCTAGCTTTCAGGCACTCAGCGAAGATTTAGAAACTGTGTTTGGGCTGTTTGCTGAGGTGATACAAGAGCCAGTGTTTGCTCAAGAAAAGTTAGATTTGGCCAAGACACAAGCCCGAGGTGGTATTGCTCGTCGCAATGACGATCCTGATGAAATTGCTAGTCGGGAATTTCGCAAATTGATTTATGGCAAAGATAGTCCTTATGCCCGCACGATAGAGTATGCAACAGTCGATCGCATTTCTCGCGAAGATTTAGTGCAGTTCTATCAGCAGTATTTCCACCCGAATAATATGATTTTGGGGATTGTGGGAGATTTTGATAGTAAGAAAATGCGATCGCTTATTCAAGCCAATTTTGGCGAGTGGAAGCGCAATCCTACAATCACTAAACCCAAGTTGTCTGATGTGTCGCCAGCGAACACAGGCGGAGTCTTTTTTGTAAATCAACCGCAGCTAACTCAGAGTAATATTCTCATCGGGCATTTAGGCGGACAGTTCAACAATCCTGACTATCCAGCGTTGGATGTATTGAATGGGGTGTTAAATGGCTTTGGCGGACGCTTATTTAATGAAGTGCGATCGCGTCAAGGTATAGCTTACTCAGTATACGGCTCGTGGAGTCCCCGCTTCGACTACCCTGGAATGTTCATTGCTGGGGGACAAACGCGATCGGATGCTACAGTACAGTTTGTCAAAGCTTTGCAGGTTGAAATCAAGCGCCTTCAAGCTCAAAAAGTTACAGCACCAGAATTAGCTTTTGCTAAAGATTCTACACTCAACTCTTTTGTGTTCAACTTTCAAGACCCTAGCCAAACTTTATCTAGGTTAATGCGATACGAATATTACGGCTATCCAGCTGATTTTCTATTCCGTTATCAAAAAGCTGTAGCAGCAACCACCGCAGCCGATGTACAGCGGGTAGCAAAGCAATACCTGAAGCCAGAAAATATTGTAACTCTAGTGGTAGGGAATCAAACGGCCATTCAGCCACCCTTGACACAGCTAGCAGCACAGGTGACGCCGATAGATGTGACAATTCCTGCTTCACAGCCACAAGCGAAGAATTAA